The sequence TTTGATTTGTTAGAAAGCTACGGTTGCAAGTGGGTCTGGACACCAGATGTGTGGTATCGTGAACGTGGCTTGTTGAAATAAAAATATGAAAACTGGAGCAATCCAGTTTTTTTCGGAGATATTTATGACTGTATTAAACACTATTCTCACCCAACTTGAAGCAGCCAGCCATGCTGGCACCCTCAAGCGTTATGAAAAAATTGGCGAAACTAAGCCCTACTACGGCGTTCCGATGGGAGCTATTTCTGGTATCGCCAAGGCCTATAAAAATCGACTGGACTTGTTTGCTCCACTCTGGCAAACAGGTGTCCTCGAGGCACAATATTTAGCTATTCAAATTGCCAAAACAAAACCTGACCAGCTGACTTCTGCCGCTTTAGAGGCTTGCCTCAATGAACAAGTTTCGGTCAACGTCCTCGATAAGCTGGCTTCCATCATTCTTAGCAAACGCAAGGATAGCAAAGACTGGGAGGAATACTTACTCATCCAAGACAAAGCTATTTTTCAGCGACTTGGTTGGTTCCTTCGTGCCAAATAC is a genomic window of Streptococcus sp. 29896 containing:
- a CDS encoding DNA alkylation repair protein — translated: MTVLNTILTQLEAASHAGTLKRYEKIGETKPYYGVPMGAISGIAKAYKNRLDLFAPLWQTGVLEAQYLAIQIAKTKPDQLTSAALEACLNEQVSVNVLDKLASIILSKRKDSKDWEEYLLIQDKAIFQRLGWFLRAKYFAGKAATNQEIEETLDHIRQHLQNAEPLIQWTMNQCLVEIAVAYPDYLKQGLAIGQELAVYVDMKVPKGCTSAYAPDWIEALLRRK